TAATCGCTTTTCGTATATCCTTCTCTAAACCCTCTAAATAAACACCCAAACCTGGTTTTCTTATCAATCTCATATTCATTTTTTGTATCCATGGCTCAATTTTATCCAAATCATTACTAATCGTTGCATCTGTAACATTTAATAACTGTGATAACACCACAAGTTTTATAGGTTCTTGCGATTTTAACAACTGACTTAAAATAATATTACATCGTTCTGCTGGTAAATATTCATGTTGCATATTTTGGTTTTCCGCAATTAAATTAAATAAATTCTCTTTATCCTCTTGCGTTCCAATAATACGCATTCCTTTGCTCGTTTTTCGTTCTAATAATAAATTATTTTGTGTTAAAATCTTTTCTACATTTCCTAATTGTCTAACTATTGTTTTGTTACTTACCTGCAATGCTTCAGCAATTTCATTAGCGGTAATATAACCATCTGCCTTTATTAGCTTATTAATTATAAATTTTGAACGTTCATTTATTTTCATACAATTTGTCCTTATATGATTATTAGGTAACCGGTTTCAAATTACATTTTTATTATACCGTTTATCACTAATACATTTCAATCTTAAGATATATTATTAAGTCTTTAATGCTTTTGGACAATATTAAATAATCTAATTTTATTTAATAAATGACATAAAAAAATACACTTCAAAAGCTTTATCCTTTGAAGTGTATTCTTACTATGCATATGATTCTTGTTTATTCTTGCTTTGTAAATATCTAACTACACAAGATAATGTATAGTTTATTATGAAATATATAAGCGCTGCACAGCCAAACAATACGAATACATCAGATACATTTATCGTATTTGTTCCGTTGTACAAACTAGCGTTACTCAATATTTTCTTTACGCAAGACATTAATTCAATCGTCGCTACATTAGCTAAGAACGAAGAGTCTTTTATAGTAGTTATTACTTGACTTAATAATGTTGGTACTACATTTCTATATGCCTGTGGCAAAATTATATATACCATTGTTTGGAAAGTATTAAAACCTTGTGAATAACTGGCTTCAAATTGTCCTTTTGGTACAGCATTAAGTCCGCCACGAATTATTTCAGCAATTACAGCTGATGTGAACAATGTCAAAGCCAATGTAGCTTTAAACAATAATTTAGTCTCTACAGAAGACAAACCTAACATGCTATGCGCAAAAAGACGTGGAACTGGAATAATAATTATTCCAATGAAAATCCAAAACAATAACGGCGTATTTCTAAAAACTTCAATGTATATGGTAGCCAACCATTTAAAAATAACATTTTTCTTTGATGTACAGTAATTTCGCACTAAAGCCAATACAGAACCAAATATGATACTTAAAAGTACTGCTATTACTGAAATTATTAAAGTAAATACAACACCTTTTAATATAAATACTAAAATTGCTGGCTTTTCTAATATAGATAAACTCGCTAAAAATTCATTCATAATTAAAACATCCTTTTATCATGCCATTACATCTTTTTTCTTTAATCTACTTTCCCATACAGTAGCCAAGGTTGATAATGGAAAACAAATTATAAAGAACAAAATGCCACATACAATATAAGCCGGTGCATACGCTCCGCCAGTAGTTGAACCTGTAACAAAATTATACGTTAAGGAAATCAAATCGGAGCCACCTATGATATATAAACAAGATGTGTTCTTTATTAAGTTCACAACCTGATTTACCATTGGCGGTAATATAATTTTTATGCTTTGTGGCAAAATTATATAATACATTCTCTGAACGTAATTAAATCCTTGTGATGTTGCAGCTTCAAACTGACCTTTCGGTATAGAACTTATGCCTGCACGAAAAACTTCTGCCATATAAGCTCCATGATAAACACCTAAAGATATTATACCTGCAAATAAAATGCTTACTTTGTATCCCGAAAAAGCTAATACATAATAAAAAACACATAATTGTAATAATAACGGAGTATTTTGAATTACTTCGACATAGATGCGATTTATTGTACGAAAAACTTTATTAGAACTTGTACCCATTAAACCGATTATAATACCTATAACCAATGACAAAATAATACCGATGATTGCTGTTTCTAAGGTATTTAAAAAACCTAAAATAAACGTATCTTTATAATTCCATATCATTAACCAATCATTTTTAGAAAAAATTTCTTCCATAAACATCACCACTAAAATCAATCATAAATTCATAGTTTACACAAATACCATAGAATAATAATAATAATAAATCTAAAGCCATATAAAGCTTTAGATTTATTATATTATCCCTTATAATTTACATTTTATTTTAAATTATTTTCAGTAATCAATGTATCTATTGTGCCATCATTCAAGCTCTTTTGAACGAAGTCTTCTGCAACTTTAGATAAGCCAGAACCTTTTTTAGTTGCTATACCATATTCTTGTGGAGCAAATTCTTCTTCAATATAAGAACGTCCATCTGTATTATAAATAGCTAAGATAGATTTATCTACGCAAAATGCGTCTACATCTCCAGCACTCAAAGCTGTAGAAATAGCAGGATAATCATCATACTGTTTGAATTTTACACCTGTTGTCCAAGTTGCTGGGTCAAATGTTTTAGCATCATAACCATCACCAGAAATAACGCCTGCTTTAATCATTGCTTCTACTAAAGATTTAGCAGATGTAGAACCAGAAGATACGCCAACTGTTTTATCTTTTAAATCAGCTAAGTTTTTAATTCCTGAAGAATTCTCAACTAATACACCTACATGGTCTGTATAGTATGGAGTTGTGAAATCCCAACTATTTTTTCTTTCATCTGTAATTGTGAATGTAGCAATTACGCAGTCGATATCGCCAGAATCAAGTAAAGCAGTTCTAGTTGCTGCTGTTACTGGAGTAAATTCTACATCTACCCCTAAGCTTTCAGCTAATTTTTTAGCTAAAGAAATTTCTAATCCAGAATATTCACCAGTTGCTGGGTCTTCATAACCAAAACCTTTAGTTACGTTTTTTACACCAACTTTTAAAGTACCTCTATCTATAATTTCCTGTACATCACTTGGATTATCAGAGTTTGATGCTGATTTAGTTTCAGTATCACTACCACAGCCTGCTAACATCATAACAGACATACATACTGTTAAAATTCCTACTACCCATTTTTTTAAACTTCTCATAAATAATTCCACTCCTCTGAACTTTGCTGTATTTTATATTTAATGAATAATTTTTCCCAAGAAATTTTTAACTCGTTCATTGGTAGGATTATTAAAGAACGTAGCTGGTGAGCCCTCTTCAATAATCTGTCCATCAGCCATGAAGATTATTCTATCTGCAACTTGTCTAGCAAATCCCATTTCATGTGTTACTACAACCATGGTGATATTGGCTTCTTTTGCTAGTTTTACCATGACGTCTAAAACTTCCTGAATAGTTTCAGGGTCTAAGGCCGATGTTGGTTCATCAAATAAAATAATTTTTGACTGTGTACATAATGCTCTCGCAATAGCTATACGCTGTTGTTGACCACCTGAAAGAGTTAAAGGATAAACATGTGCTTTATCTCTTAACCCTACTACATCTAAATAATGATAAGCTAATTCTTCAGCTTCCTGTTTACTTTTATGGTGTAATTTAACAGGAGCTAATGTTAAATTTTCTAAAACTGTTAAATGTGGGTATAAATTAAACTGCTGAAAAACCATTGAAATATTATCTTTTATAATCTTTGTCTTGTTTTTATGCGTTAACTGTTCACCGTTAATAAAAACTTTTCCTTTAGTTGGTTCTTCTAAAAAATTCATGCATCGCACCGTCGTCGATTTTCCAGAACCAGAAGGCCCTATAATAACTAATTTTTCTCCTTCTTTTACTTCTAAATTGACATCTTTTAGTACATGAATATTACCAAAATATTTTTCTACATGTTCTAGTTTTATCATAAAATCCCACCTACTAAACAAATAAACAAAAAAGGCATTTCATTGTCATAAATCATACAATGAAACGCCTTTGTTTCTAATTTAATATTAAATTTATTATATTCGCTAACTCTTAAAAACAAGCATCTTCGTTTTCTGTCAAAAAAAAGAAATTCTATTCACAATGTAACAGTTTAACGAAAATTTATCCTCTAAGAATAAACTTAGTATAATTAACTTTAATTCGATTGTCAAGTTGTAACTATTTCAAAATGTATTTATAAATTATAAATCCTTTAAGCTGCGAATACCATTTTTAACATAATCTACAGGACGACTCCAATCTACATGTACAGCAGTTGTTTCCCATAAACGAGTCAAAGCCAATTCTAAGCTATCTACATTTTCTAATGGTTTAATCGTAACCGTAGTAAAATCATGTAATGTTTCATGCGGTATCTGTATTGTCAAATCTGTGTGTAAAAAATCATCAACACGTTTTTTAGCTTCTTCATTTGCAAGCACAATGTTAACCATTTTCGTATTTTCATCATATTCTAAATAACCCAAATCACTACGACATGAAATGGCTACACTATATTTATTTTCCATAAAATAATCCCTTCTTTGAAATCAAATAGCATTATACTTATTTTAACTGAGGATATCATTATCTGCAAGTTATTTTAGAGTTACTTTCAAATTCAATATTTGTCAATACCTTGCATAGATTTTATCTTTATGATATTATAATATCAGTTGATAACGGATTATGCCTGCAATGTGCGTAAGTCTTTCATTATTGTCTAACCTTACTCTTTTTTAAAACGGGAATCTGGCAGTGATTTTAGGGATGTTGAATCGTCTTTGAACGAATAGCAAAACTAAAATCCAGGATACCCACCTGCCATCGCAGGTCTAGGCATATTAAAGATAACGGCATTATGGGCATATTAAAGAAGCATTGTTTTACTATATAGTAAGACAATGCTTTTTTAATTTTTAGTAAAAATTGTGTAAAATATTTTACTATCTTATTGTTATAAATATAAAAAACTCTTATACTAATTATACATATTAACAATTATTCTTATTTAGTTGCGTATTTTTAATAATTGCTTTTTATCTAATAAAGATTAACCTTTAATATGTATATAAATTTTATAATATTGATATTATACATAATAACTTACTTTTGTTTGAAAGGATGTGTTTTCAGTGAAAAAAATATACTGCGTTGAAGACGACGAAAGCGTCCGCGAATTAGTTATTTATGCACTTCAATCTTCCGGTTTTGAAGCTCATGGATTTATTAATTCTGAAGATTTTTTTCCTGCTATAAAAGAAAGTTTACCTGATTTAGTATTATTAGATATCATGCTGCCTGGCATAAGTGGTATTGATATTTTAAATGAATTACGTAAAATGCCTCAAACGGAACATCTTCCTGTTATCATGTTAACTGCACGTGGTAGTGAATATGATAAAATCACTGGACTTGATAGCGGTGCTGATGATTACGTAACAAAACCTTTTGGCGTTATGGAATTAATTGCCCGCATAAAAGCTGTTTTACGCCGTAGCAATAAAATCACAACAACATCTGTATCTGATAACAATGATTTAGTCGCTGGTAACGGTCTTTTAAAATTAAATTATGATTTTCATAAAGTATATGTTAATAATGATGAAGTTGTTTTAACCTTAAAAGAATTTGAACTTCTATATTATTTGCTTAAAAATAAGAATATTGTAATCTCCCGCGATAAAATCATGGATGAAGTATGGGATTACAATTATGCTGCTGAAACTAGAACTGTAGATGTGCATATTAAAACACTACGCCATAAATTAGGCCCTGCTAGTAAATTAATCGAAACTATACGTGGCGTTGGTTATAAAATCGTGGACTGATATTATGAATATGAAAAAGAAAATTTTCCATTATATGTGCTTTCTCATCTCTCTTTCTGTAATCTGTACGTTTATACTTACACTTACACTATGTTATCCACTATTTTTCAAACATACAAAACAGGAAGTTAAAGATGAATCAGTATATATAACTTATCTTTTTAATAATAACTTAAGTGACCCTATACAATTTTTAAACGATACTCATACTCAAACACGCATAACATGGATTGATAGTGATGGCAATGTCTTATTTGATAATAGTGCAGAAGCCACCAATATGGAAAATCATTTATTGCGTCAAGAAATTCAATCTGCATTAAGTACTGGTGTCGGCGAAGCTTATCGCATTTCCACAACGCTTGGAAGCAACACTTATTATTATGCCTTAAAATTAAATGATGGAACTATTCTCCGTCTTTCGCGCACTAATGTCAGCGCTTATGATATGCTACAAGGTTCATTGCCAATTTTATTTGCCATGATGCTTATAATCTATGCTATTTCGCTTTTAGCGGCACGACGCATGGCTAGAAATATCATTGCTCCGATAAACTCCATAAATCTTGAGCATCCTATAATGAATGACCTCTATGAAGAACTCAATCCGATGTTAATCCGCTTAGAAAATCAAAATGAACAAATTAGGCAACAGATGAAAACCTTAAAAAATCAACAGCGTGAATTCACTACTATAATCAATAATATTGAAGAAGGTTTAATTCTCGTCAATCATGCTTATAAAATTCTTTCTGTCAACCATAGTGCATTAGAAATTTTAAATGCTGATAAAATCAACTATATCGATAAAAACCTTTTCACTTTAGTAAATAACGATATTTTATATCAGGCTATCCAATCCGTCATGAATGGTGAACGACAAGAATTTTATTTTCCAATGGGTGAAAAAACGTATCAGATTATAGCCAGTCCTGTAACAAAACGCGATAAGATTAAAGGTGCTTTAATTTTATTTGTCGATATCACAGAAAAACGTATGGCTGAAAAAATGCGTCAAGAATTTTCCGCAAATGTTTCTCATGAATTAAAAACACCTCTTACATCTATTTCTGGTTTTGCTGAACTTTTGCAAAACAATATGGTTAGACCAAATGATGTACCACTATTTGCAGGAAAAATTTACAAAGAAGCACAACGCTTAATTAATTTGGTACAAGATATAATAAAGGTTTCTCAATTAGATGAAAAAAATAGTTCCTTTATGAAAGAACCGATAAATTTATCAGCTATTTGTAAACAAACTATTTTATACCTAAGCGATAAAGCATTAAAGAAACAAGTTAAGCTCAATTTTACACCTACATCTGGCTGTGAAATCTCAGCCGTTCGTCAATTAATTGATGAGCTTGTTTATAACTTAATAGAAAATGCTATAAAATACAATAAACCTAAAGGACAAGTCGATATTTTACTGAGTAAAGACTCAAATAGTGTTTCTTTATCTGTAAAAGATACTGGTATCGGCATTTCTAAAGAAGACTTGCCACATGTCTTTGAAAGATTTTATCGTGCAGATAAATCTCGTTCTCAAATCAAAGTTGAAGGAACAGGATTGGGGCTTGCTATTGTAAAACATATAGCCGAATACCACCATGCTAAACTCAGTATTTCTAGCGAATTAGATAAAGGAACGACTATAACAATTCAATTTCCTTTGATTAAAGATTAAAAATTCATTAAGCCTCTTTTTAAGAGGCTTTTTTTATTGTTTATTAAATAGTTTTTGATATAATATATATAATATTATTAAGTACAATTTCGCTCTTACTTAATAATAAAAGATTTTCAGACTAATTTTGTGAATGAGGGTGCTATTTTTATGCGATTATTGAAAAATGTAATCTGTCTTGCTATTTTAATGGTTTTCAGTTTAATTCACGCTTCTGTATCCTTTGCTGCTGACTCAGAATGGTACTGGATTAGTTCAGATGATAAATACAGTAAATTCTTTTCTATGACACGTATTACAACAGTGTCAAGTCAGAATAACATTCCAACTTGCATTGAAGACTGGATAAAAACTGGCTATGCTCCAGGTGGTGCAGCTGAAGCTATCAGTAATATGAAACTCCCTATTGATGACCCAAATAAATTAAGCTACAGTCTTGCTCGTATTCAAATCAATCCGCAAGAACGCACATTGCGCTATATGGAAGAAATTTTTTATGACAAAGACGGCACAGCTTTATACACATTAAAATATTCCAATCCTATTGTTAAAGATATCAACTCCCAATCCTTCGATGAAAAATTCTATGCAATGATTGTTGACCGTGTATTTAACAAAGGTGAAGGTGGTCGCTTAATATCTAAAGACCGTTGGCTCACATTATGGGATAATTCCTCTGGAGATAGTGCTGCTGATACAGCTACTATGCGCCAAGTAGGTAACGATATTTACACATGGATTTGGCAGGAAAACAAAGATAATGCTGGTAATGTTTCTTCTATTCAATTCATGAAAAAACAGTATAACACAAAATCTTTAACAGCTAATACTTTAAAATACCATTTCTGGTCTGCTCAAACTGGTTGGGAAGATAGAACTTCAAGTGTTACAGGTACACATTCTATTATTCCAGAAAGCACTGAAGATGTAGAATTTGGTAAAATTAAATCATACGCTGCAAACAATCCATCTTGGGTTTTCCGTTATCAGTTAAATAATCCAACTACAGTAGTTCAAAACTCAGCAACAACAACAACTACTACTGCTCCAACAACTACTCCAAGTACTACAACTACAACTAACACTACTCCAACTCCAGCAGTAACTTCTCCAGCCGCTACAGATGTAGTTAACCCAATCGGTTCTGTTGGTCCAATCGGTGCTCCTGTCAATAATTAAAGTTGCCACTGATTTATAATTGTGTTAGAATTTAGCTTAGTTACTTTGCGGCTGTAGCTCAGACGGATAGAGCATTTGCCTCCTAAGCAAAGGGTCGCGTGTTCGACTCACGCCAGTCGCACCATAATTATTGCAAATACAAAAGGTCAGCTAAAAAATAGCTGACCTTTTTTGTCTTACGATTAATCTTCATCTGGTTTTTGTCCATCATGTGCTTTCCACTTACATTCAGTTATCTGCATATCAGAAAATACTGCTTTAAAAGATGAATCTTCTGGTGAACAAGCATATATTCCGAATTTTATTTTTCCCGCACCTTTATGCATATGACAAACACGCATTTGATTAAATACTTTGCCATCTGTTGAGCATTCAATACAGTAATCATCTTCTCTGCGGCTGAAACGATACCACATAGATTTTACTGAAGCATCTATAACAGTTGTAGCCCAATCTGAATATCCTTG
The window above is part of the Megamonas hypermegale genome. Proteins encoded here:
- a CDS encoding amino acid ABC transporter permease encodes the protein MNEFLASLSILEKPAILVFILKGVVFTLIISVIAVLLSIIFGSVLALVRNYCTSKKNVIFKWLATIYIEVFRNTPLLFWIFIGIIIIPVPRLFAHSMLGLSSVETKLLFKATLALTLFTSAVIAEIIRGGLNAVPKGQFEASYSQGFNTFQTMVYIILPQAYRNVVPTLLSQVITTIKDSSFLANVATIELMSCVKKILSNASLYNGTNTINVSDVFVLFGCAALIYFIINYTLSCVVRYLQSKNKQESYA
- a CDS encoding amino acid ABC transporter permease, with product MEEIFSKNDWLMIWNYKDTFILGFLNTLETAIIGIILSLVIGIIIGLMGTSSNKVFRTINRIYVEVIQNTPLLLQLCVFYYVLAFSGYKVSILFAGIISLGVYHGAYMAEVFRAGISSIPKGQFEAATSQGFNYVQRMYYIILPQSIKIILPPMVNQVVNLIKNTSCLYIIGGSDLISLTYNFVTGSTTGGAYAPAYIVCGILFFIICFPLSTLATVWESRLKKKDVMA
- a CDS encoding transporter substrate-binding domain-containing protein, yielding MRSLKKWVVGILTVCMSVMMLAGCGSDTETKSASNSDNPSDVQEIIDRGTLKVGVKNVTKGFGYEDPATGEYSGLEISLAKKLAESLGVDVEFTPVTAATRTALLDSGDIDCVIATFTITDERKNSWDFTTPYYTDHVGVLVENSSGIKNLADLKDKTVGVSSGSTSAKSLVEAMIKAGVISGDGYDAKTFDPATWTTGVKFKQYDDYPAISTALSAGDVDAFCVDKSILAIYNTDGRSYIEEEFAPQEYGIATKKGSGLSKVAEDFVQKSLNDGTIDTLITENNLK
- a CDS encoding amino acid ABC transporter ATP-binding protein, translating into MIKLEHVEKYFGNIHVLKDVNLEVKEGEKLVIIGPSGSGKSTTVRCMNFLEEPTKGKVFINGEQLTHKNKTKIIKDNISMVFQQFNLYPHLTVLENLTLAPVKLHHKSKQEAEELAYHYLDVVGLRDKAHVYPLTLSGGQQQRIAIARALCTQSKIILFDEPTSALDPETIQEVLDVMVKLAKEANITMVVVTHEMGFARQVADRIIFMADGQIIEEGSPATFFNNPTNERVKNFLGKIIH
- a CDS encoding response regulator transcription factor — protein: MKKIYCVEDDESVRELVIYALQSSGFEAHGFINSEDFFPAIKESLPDLVLLDIMLPGISGIDILNELRKMPQTEHLPVIMLTARGSEYDKITGLDSGADDYVTKPFGVMELIARIKAVLRRSNKITTTSVSDNNDLVAGNGLLKLNYDFHKVYVNNDEVVLTLKEFELLYYLLKNKNIVISRDKIMDEVWDYNYAAETRTVDVHIKTLRHKLGPASKLIETIRGVGYKIVD
- a CDS encoding sensor histidine kinase — translated: MKKKIFHYMCFLISLSVICTFILTLTLCYPLFFKHTKQEVKDESVYITYLFNNNLSDPIQFLNDTHTQTRITWIDSDGNVLFDNSAEATNMENHLLRQEIQSALSTGVGEAYRISTTLGSNTYYYALKLNDGTILRLSRTNVSAYDMLQGSLPILFAMMLIIYAISLLAARRMARNIIAPINSINLEHPIMNDLYEELNPMLIRLENQNEQIRQQMKTLKNQQREFTTIINNIEEGLILVNHAYKILSVNHSALEILNADKINYIDKNLFTLVNNDILYQAIQSVMNGERQEFYFPMGEKTYQIIASPVTKRDKIKGALILFVDITEKRMAEKMRQEFSANVSHELKTPLTSISGFAELLQNNMVRPNDVPLFAGKIYKEAQRLINLVQDIIKVSQLDEKNSSFMKEPINLSAICKQTILYLSDKALKKQVKLNFTPTSGCEISAVRQLIDELVYNLIENAIKYNKPKGQVDILLSKDSNSVSLSVKDTGIGISKEDLPHVFERFYRADKSRSQIKVEGTGLGLAIVKHIAEYHHAKLSISSELDKGTTITIQFPLIKD